In Candidatus Woesearchaeota archaeon, a genomic segment contains:
- a CDS encoding adenylate kinase family protein has product MRKTLKKQNRRRLNKAKAPKNSRKAGKNHFFVIAVSGTPGTGKSILSHFLSRTLTFHYADVKQIIKKHKLSEGFDLKRDCLIVDTEKLSKVLISLIEGLKCSKKPKKGIVIDSHLSHFIPSEKADLCIVCTCALPILRKRLEKRGYSEAKVRENLESEIFEVCRSEALEKGHKILTLNSSLSKKEFLNASLKAVKKELNL; this is encoded by the coding sequence GTGAGAAAAACACTAAAAAAGCAGAATAGAAGAAGGCTGAACAAGGCAAAAGCGCCTAAAAACAGCAGGAAAGCAGGCAAAAACCACTTTTTTGTGATTGCCGTGTCAGGCACGCCAGGCACAGGCAAGAGTATTTTAAGCCATTTCCTTTCCAGAACTCTCACTTTTCACTATGCAGATGTCAAGCAAATCATAAAGAAGCATAAGCTTAGTGAAGGATTTGACCTGAAAAGGGATTGCCTCATAGTTGATACAGAAAAGCTAAGCAAGGTGCTGATTTCCCTTATAGAAGGGCTTAAATGCTCTAAAAAGCCCAAAAAGGGCATAGTCATAGACTCTCACCTCTCTCACTTTATCCCTTCTGAAAAGGCTGATTTGTGCATTGTCTGCACCTGCGCTCTTCCAATCCTCAGGAAAAGGCTTGAGAAGAGGGGCTACAGTGAGGCAAAAGTGAGAGAAAACCTTGAAAGCGAGATTTTTGAGGTGTGCAGAAGCGAAGCTCTTGAGAAAGGGCATAAAATCCTTACTCTCAACTCTTCACTATCTAAGAAGGAGTTTTTGAATGCTTCCTTAAAAGCAGTAAAAAAGGAGCTTAATCTTTAA